In Geoalkalibacter sp., a single genomic region encodes these proteins:
- the mtnP gene encoding S-methyl-5'-thioadenosine phosphorylase — protein MSQPVIGVIGGSGLYQMDELTEVREVRIDTPFGAPSDAYITGMLGGVKMVFLPRHGRGHRFLPSEVNYRANIYGMKTLGVERIISVSAVGSMKEEIVPGHIVIPDQFFDRTQGKRASTFFGHGVVGHVQFADPVCADLAQVLYAAAGEAGAVVHRGGTYLCIEGPNFSTRAESNIYRGWGVDIIGMTNIPEARLAREAEICYATVALATDYDCWHHEHEDVSVEAVIAIIQKNVAMARGIIRAAAKQLGEVRRCACGSALQFAIMTDKSLIPEQTRKDLAPILGKYL, from the coding sequence ATGTCTCAACCAGTGATCGGCGTCATCGGCGGCAGCGGCCTCTATCAGATGGACGAGTTGACGGAGGTGCGTGAAGTGCGGATCGACACGCCCTTCGGGGCTCCTTCCGATGCCTACATCACCGGCATGCTCGGCGGAGTGAAGATGGTGTTTCTGCCGCGTCACGGGCGCGGTCATCGCTTTTTGCCCTCCGAGGTCAACTACCGCGCCAATATCTACGGCATGAAAACCCTAGGCGTGGAGCGCATCATCTCCGTGTCGGCGGTGGGCAGCATGAAGGAAGAGATCGTGCCCGGCCACATCGTCATCCCCGATCAATTTTTCGATCGCACTCAGGGCAAGCGCGCCTCGACATTTTTCGGTCACGGGGTGGTCGGCCACGTGCAGTTCGCCGACCCGGTGTGCGCCGACCTGGCTCAGGTTCTTTACGCCGCCGCGGGCGAGGCGGGCGCGGTCGTTCATCGCGGCGGTACCTATCTGTGCATCGAGGGGCCAAATTTCTCGACCCGCGCCGAATCGAACATTTATCGCGGCTGGGGAGTGGACATCATCGGCATGACCAATATTCCCGAGGCGCGGCTGGCGCGGGAAGCCGAAATCTGCTATGCCACCGTCGCCCTGGCCACCGACTACGACTGCTGGCATCACGAGCACGAGGATGTCTCGGTGGAGGCGGTCATCGCCATCATCCAGAAAAATGTCGCCATGGCACGCGGCATCATTCGCGCCGCCGCCAAACAATTGGGCGAGGTGCGCCGTTGCGCTTGCGGCTCCGCGCTGCAGTTCGCCATCATGACCGACAAGAGCCTGATCCCCGAGCAGACCCGCAAGGATCTGGCGCCGATCCTCGGCAAATACCTTTAA
- the rlmN gene encoding 23S rRNA (adenine(2503)-C(2))-methyltransferase RlmN: MSESKVDLKNLDLDALTTFLEGLGKERFRARQMFRWMYRQGVSDFARMTDLSKEFRQQLETRAYVSRLVPEALEVSRDGTRKYLLRLADGQTVESVRIPMDEGRSTLCISTQVGCAMQCEFCLTGTFGLMRNLTPGEIVNQVCAALVDGPVNNIVLMGMGEPLHNLDNVVTALRIFQAEDGLNYGPRKVTLSTCGLVPEMAELGRRVRVNLAVSLNATTDEVRDRLMPINRRYPLAQLMEACRTFPLQPRQRITFEYIVIRDVNDSPADAKRLVKLLHGIKAKVNLIPFNEHEGSPWRAPTAEAMDAFQTYLLSRNIVAIRRAGKGADISAACGQLKGRLEKIQTDT; this comes from the coding sequence ATGTCCGAGTCCAAAGTCGATCTGAAAAATCTCGATCTCGATGCGCTCACCACATTTCTCGAAGGGTTGGGCAAGGAGCGCTTTCGCGCCCGCCAGATGTTTCGCTGGATGTATCGTCAGGGGGTGAGCGACTTTGCGCGGATGACGGATCTCTCCAAGGAATTCCGGCAACAGTTGGAAACGCGCGCCTATGTGTCGCGCCTTGTCCCCGAGGCGCTGGAGGTCAGTCGCGACGGCACCCGCAAGTATCTGTTGCGGCTCGCCGACGGCCAGACCGTGGAGAGCGTGCGTATCCCCATGGATGAGGGGCGCAGCACCCTGTGCATCTCCACTCAGGTGGGTTGCGCCATGCAGTGCGAATTCTGCCTGACCGGCACCTTCGGGTTGATGCGCAACCTCACGCCGGGAGAGATCGTCAACCAGGTCTGCGCGGCGCTGGTCGACGGTCCGGTGAACAATATCGTGCTCATGGGCATGGGCGAGCCCCTGCATAATCTGGACAACGTGGTGACGGCGCTGCGCATTTTCCAGGCCGAGGACGGCTTGAACTACGGACCGCGCAAGGTCACCCTGTCCACCTGCGGGCTGGTGCCGGAAATGGCGGAGCTCGGGCGGCGCGTCCGGGTCAATCTGGCGGTGTCCCTCAATGCGACCACGGACGAGGTGCGCGACCGGCTCATGCCCATCAATCGTCGTTATCCCCTGGCCCAGTTGATGGAGGCCTGCCGGACCTTTCCCCTGCAGCCGCGCCAGCGCATCACCTTTGAGTACATCGTCATTCGCGACGTCAACGATTCGCCCGCCGACGCCAAACGGCTGGTCAAGCTGCTGCACGGCATCAAGGCCAAGGTCAACCTGATCCCCTTCAACGAGCATGAGGGATCGCCGTGGCGGGCGCCGACGGCCGAGGCCATGGACGCCTTCCAGACCTATCTGTTGAGCCGCAACATCGTCGCCATCCGTCGTGCCGGCAAGGGCGCCGATATTTCGGCGGCCTGCGGTCAGCTCAAAGGGCGTCTGGAAAAAATACAAACGGATACCTAG